The sequence CCTGACGCAGCTCCAGCCCCGTCACCTCAGTGTCCAGGCCCAGCTCAACGCCATTCTCCACCGCGTTCTCGGCCGCCGCGATGGTCATCATGAACGGATCGACGATGCCTCCTGTCTCGGCAAAGAGGCCCCCCCTGGTCTGCTCACTCAACAGAGGCTCTGCCTTGCGCATCTGCTCGGCGGAGATAATGCTCAGCCCTGGCACTCCATTGCGTATGCCCCGCTCGCGGAGCTCCTCCAGGGTATGCCTGTCTTCATCTTCGAGCGCCACCACGTAGGTGCCATTCCTCTCAAAGAGCACCCCCAGCTCGCCGCATACCTGGTTGTACATTCGGTTGCCGGCCACGTTGAGTGCTGCTTTGAGAGAACCGGGTCTGGCATCATAGCCCGCGTGGATGATGGCTGTGTTGGCCTTGGAGGTGCCAGAGCAAACGTCGGCTTCGCGCTCGAGCAAGAGGATCCTGAGCTGGTAGCGCGATAGAGCTCGCGCCGTCAGGCAGCCCACTACCCCGCCGCCAATGACAATGACATCGTAGCTGCTGGTCATCGGCTGTTTCCGCCTAGGCCCACTTCATGGCGCGCTGCACCGCTTTGCGCCAGCCGGCATATCCCGTGTCGCGCCGATCAGCGCTCCATTGAGGCTCAAAGACCCTCTCTACGGCCCAGTTCGACTTGAGCTCATCGAGGTTCTGCCAGACTCCTGTGGCCAGTCCGGCAGCATAGGCTGCGCCCAGCGCCGTGGTCTCGCGTACCGTCGGGCGCACCACCGGCACGCCCAGGATATCCGCCTGGAGCTGCATCAAAAAGTCGTTGACCACAGCCCCTCCGTCCACCTTGAGTGCTGACAGTTGAAGCCCCGCATCGGCGTTCATCGCTTCCAGCACCTCTCTGGTCTGATAGCAGATGGACTCGAGGGTCGCCCGCACAATATGGGCTCTGGTCACGTAGCGCGTCAGGCCAACGATGACGCCCCGCGCGTCCATATCCCAGTAGGGAGCGAACAGCCCGGAGAAGGCAGGCACAAAGTAGATGCCGCCAGCATCCTCGACCGAGCTGGCGATAGCCTCGGTCTCTGCTGCGCTCTTGATCAGACCCAGATTGTCGCGCAGCCACTGCACTGCCGCACCGGTGATGGCGATCGACCCTTCCAGCGCATAGCTGCAGCGGCCCGCCGACAGGCCATAGGCAGCAGTTGTCAGCAAGCCCTGTGTGGATTGAACTATCTCGCTGCCCGTGTTCAGGAGCATGAAGCAGCCAGTGCCGTAGGTATTCTTGGCCTCGCCCGGGAGGAAACATGTTTGGCCTACCAGAGCGGCTTGCTGGTCTCCCAGGTCGCCGCACACGGGAACGCCGGCCAGAGTGCTTCCCGACGCTACTCTCCCAAAGTAGCCGGTGTCGCTGGAGGGCCGGAT comes from Chloroflexi bacterium ADurb.Bin180 and encodes:
- the glpK gene encoding Glycerol kinase: MTAYIGAIDQGTTGTRFMIFTRDGRVVSSAYREHRQIYPQPGWVEHDPLEILTVTTSVMAEALKASGLRPQQLIGLGVTNQRETTVVWDRDSGQPLYNAIVWQCTRTRELCQELLSRGLEPLLRDRTGLVVATYFSGPKIRWILDNVPGVREKAERGQALFGNIDTWLIWNLTGGPHGGAHVTDYTNASRTLLMNLRTLDWDQEILDALDIPRSMLPSIRPSSDTGYFGRVASGSTLAGVPVCGDLGDQQAALVGQTCFLPGEAKNTYGTGCFMLLNTGSEIVQSTQGLLTTAAYGLSAGRCSYALEGSIAITGAAVQWLRDNLGLIKSAAETEAIASSVEDAGGIYFVPAFSGLFAPYWDMDARGVIVGLTRYVTRAHIVRATLESICYQTREVLEAMNADAGLQLSALKVDGGAVVNDFLMQLQADILGVPVVRPTVRETTALGAAYAAGLATGVWQNLDELKSNWAVERVFEPQWSADRRDTGYAGWRKAVQRAMKWA